Genomic segment of Tomitella fengzijianii:
TCCGCCGTCGGCCGCCTCTCCGCCGTCGCCGGCCCCGCCGCCTGCGCTGTCATGTCCGAACATGCGCACCGTGCGCCGGGCGCCGTACTCGTCCCAGCCCGGGTGCCCGGACTCGATGAACCGCACCCATGCCCCGTGCATCACGTCGGCCAGGTGCTGCGGCGGGGTCGGCCCGGTCATGGGACGCGCGTCGGGGTGGGCGAGCGTGTCGAATACGAAGCCGAGCTCCATCGCGTGGGCCGCACCCAGCCGCCCGCCGAGCTCCGGCGACCTCCAACCGAACTCGTACACGAAGCTCCCCGCGCCGTGCGCCGCGCGCGCCTCCGCAACCCGGATCGCGGGGATGCGGAAGAACACGTCCCGCATCAACGCCATGAACAGCGCCCCCGCCCGCTGCTCCTCCGGCAGGGCCGGTCCGGCGGCCGCGTAGGCGCCCACCGCCTCGTCGGCGTCCAGCCCCAGCGACGCGGCCAGCCCCCGCACGCCGGCCTCCGTCATCGCGGCGTCCAACCCGAACGGCACCGTGAACAGCGTGAACTCGTCGGCGTTCGTGCCGGTGAGCAGCCCGACGGACGCCCCCGCGCCGGCCGCGATCCGGTCGATGGGGCGCCCGGGCAGGACGCTCCCGTCGACGCACGGTTCAAACGCCATCCCGTCCACCGCCGCCTCGCCCCACCGGGTCGGATCGGGCTGCGCGGCGATCCGCTCGGACAGCGCGCGCTGCGCGGCGATGAACTCCTCGATCGGCACCGCGCCCAGCCCCTCCGCCGTCGCCGCCACCCCCAGCGACTCGGCCAGCGCCGAGGTGATGGTGCGCGCCGTCTCCGGGCGCATGGCGTGATGCCCGGCGCCGCTCTGCGTGATGGCCCGCTGGAACAGCCCGTCCGCCGCGGGCATCGCCATCAGCGCGGTCACGCTCATCGCCCCGGCCGACTCGCCCGCCACCGTCACCCGGCGCGGGTCGCCGCCGAACGCGGCGATGTTGTCGCGCACCCACTCCAGCGCCGCAACCTGGTCGAGCAGCCCACGGTTGGCCGGCGCGATGCCCGGGGCGTCCGGCAGCAGGGCGAACCCCTCGGCCCCCAGCCGGTAGTTCACCGTCACGCACACCACGCCGCTGCGCGCGAACGCCGACCCGTCATATAACGGCACCGCCCCGGTGCCGTTGACGAAGGCGCCGCCGTGGATCCACACGAGCACCGGCAGCCCCACCGAGCCGGTGTGCGGCGTCCACACGTTGAGGTTGAGGACGTCCTCGCCGGGAATCGACGGCTCCGGCAGCAACGTGTCGATGGGCGCGCGGTACGGCGGCTTCGGCGGGGTGGGCCCGTAGTCCAGCGCGTCGCGCACGCCCTCCCACGGCACCACCGGCCGCGGCGGCGCGAACCGGTTCTCCCCGTACGGCGGGGCCGCGAACGGGATGCCCTTGAACACGGTGACCTGCGCCTGCTCGTCTCCGTGCTGCGTATGTCCGTGCTGTGCACCGCGCACGCCGCGCACCGCGCCCGCCGCCGTTTCCACCACCACGTCCATGCGTACCTCCGCTCCGCGCCCCCTCACCGGCAGCCTAGGCAGCGCGGGCGGCGTCCGGCCCCGAATCGGCGGCGCAGGTGAGGGAGCGCGCCGGGGGAGCGCGCCGACCAGGCGAAAACTGTCACCGCGGCGCCCGGAACGTGCGGAGAACGCTTGCTCGGCGCGCGGACGGCGCACCGTCGGCCGGGACGGGGCGGTCACCGCGCGGCGACGGCCGCCGGCACCCGCTCCTCGTCGGCCCGCACCGCGCCCGCCACCGTGGCCGGGTCCAGGTCGAGCCGGCGCAGCAGCTGCGCGTTGAGCGCCACCACCACCGTGGACAGCGACATGAGCACCGCGCCCACCGACATCGGCATCGTGAACCCGATCGGCGCCAGCACCCCGGCGGCCAGCGGCACGCTGACCAGGTTGTAGCCGGCCGCCCACCACAGGTTCTGCTTCATCTTGCGGTACCCGGCGCGCGAGAGCGCGATCACCGACAGCACCGCGCGCGGGTCGTCGCCGGCCAGGACCACCCCGGCCGAGCCGATCGCCACGTCGGTGCCCGCGCCGATCGCGATCCCGACGTCGGCCTGTGCCAGTGCGGGGGCGTCGTTGACCCCGTCGCCCACCATGGCCACCACGCGGCCGTCGTCCTGCAGCCCCTTCACGCGGGCCGCCTTGTCCTCCGGCCGCACGCCCGCGAAGACGCCGTCGATGCCCAGGTCGTCGGCCACGCTGCGGGCCACCGACTCTGCGTCGCCGGTGATCATCACGACCTCCACGCCCGCGCGGTGCAGCGCATCCACCGCGGGCTGCGACTGCGGCCGCACCGCGTCGGCCACCGCGATGGCGCCGATCACCTCGCCGCCGCGCAGTACGTGCAGCACCGTGTCACCGTGGTCGCGCCACCGCCGGGTGCCGTCGAGCGGGTCGCGCCCGGCCTCGCCCAGCAGGTGCGGACCTCCCACACGCACCTCGGCGCCGTCGACCAGAGCCGTCACACCCACCGCAGGCGACGACGAGAACTCCGCCGCGCCGGGCACCGCGACGCCGTCCGCCTCGGCGCGG
This window contains:
- a CDS encoding carboxylesterase/lipase family protein produces the protein MDVVVETAAGAVRGVRGAQHGHTQHGDEQAQVTVFKGIPFAAPPYGENRFAPPRPVVPWEGVRDALDYGPTPPKPPYRAPIDTLLPEPSIPGEDVLNLNVWTPHTGSVGLPVLVWIHGGAFVNGTGAVPLYDGSAFARSGVVCVTVNYRLGAEGFALLPDAPGIAPANRGLLDQVAALEWVRDNIAAFGGDPRRVTVAGESAGAMSVTALMAMPAADGLFQRAITQSGAGHHAMRPETARTITSALAESLGVAATAEGLGAVPIEEFIAAQRALSERIAAQPDPTRWGEAAVDGMAFEPCVDGSVLPGRPIDRIAAGAGASVGLLTGTNADEFTLFTVPFGLDAAMTEAGVRGLAASLGLDADEAVGAYAAAGPALPEEQRAGALFMALMRDVFFRIPAIRVAEARAAHGAGSFVYEFGWRSPELGGRLGAAHAMELGFVFDTLAHPDARPMTGPTPPQHLADVMHGAWVRFIESGHPGWDEYGARRTVRMFGHDSAGGGAGDGGEAADGGPAVVDDPGASTRVLWEGRR